A genomic stretch from Pontivivens ytuae includes:
- a CDS encoding TetR/AcrR family transcriptional regulator, translating into MARPLGHDPQEIRRRTLEAFWIGGYAETSLADLEAATGLDRRQLYNGFGDKTAMFVAALEDFDAVAGQMFLAPLEAEGSGLAEIAGLLRGFVELSREPEGRRGCLVCNTAREAAADLPIVRPRVAAYFDRIERAYLTALTHARDAGALALDDEALRRTARMLFGAHVSLCVLARARVDTDVLHDIAEETLRRLG; encoded by the coding sequence ATGGCCCGACCGCTCGGACATGACCCGCAGGAGATCCGTCGCCGGACGCTGGAGGCGTTCTGGATCGGCGGCTATGCCGAGACCTCGCTCGCGGATCTGGAGGCGGCGACCGGGCTCGACCGGCGGCAGCTCTACAACGGCTTCGGCGACAAGACGGCGATGTTCGTGGCCGCACTTGAGGATTTCGATGCTGTGGCCGGGCAGATGTTCCTCGCCCCGCTGGAGGCGGAGGGAAGCGGGCTGGCGGAGATCGCGGGGCTGCTGCGCGGCTTCGTGGAACTCTCGCGGGAGCCCGAGGGGCGGCGAGGCTGCCTCGTCTGCAACACGGCGCGCGAGGCGGCGGCGGACCTGCCGATCGTGCGCCCGCGCGTCGCCGCCTATTTCGACCGGATCGAGCGGGCCTACCTGACGGCGTTGACCCACGCGCGGGACGCCGGGGCGCTCGCGCTGGACGACGAAGCCTTGCGCCGCACCGCGCGAATGCTCTTCGGTGCCCATGTCTCGCTCTGCGTGCTGGCGCGGGCCAGGGTGGATACAGACGTGCTCCACGACATCGCGGAGGAGACGCTGCGACGGCTTGGCTGA